CCTTCCCGCCACATGGGTCAGTTCGCCGGAGGAAGCACAAACGCTGAGGGTGACGATGGCCGATCCCGTTACGCATCTGCAGGTGGAACTTAGCTACACGATTTTTCGTGACCTGCCGGTGGTAACGCGCCACGCGCGGATCACAAACCCGGGCGACAAACCGCTGCGTCTGCTGCGCGCTCTGAGCTGTTCGCTGGATTTCCCCGACAGCGAGTTTGAGCAGATTCAGTTCCCCGGCGCGTGGGCGAGAGAGCGTCAGCTGCATCGTCAGCCGCTGAACCCCGGCATAACGGTCCTCGACAGCAAGCGCGGGGCGAGCAGTACCCATCAGCAGCCGTTTATTGGCCTGGTTCGCCCGCATACCACCGAAATGCAGGGCGAGGCGTGGGGGTTGCATCTGGTCTACAGCGGTAATTTTACCGCCCGCACCGAAGTAGATGCGTATCAACAGACCCGCGTTCAGCTCGGGATCAACCCTCATGGTTTTGGCTGGGAACTGCAACCCGGCGACAGTTTCCAGACACCAGAGGCGGTGCTCGCCTGGTCGGAAACTGGGCTGAATGGGCTTTCTCATGCCCTACACACGCTCTATCGCGACCATCTGGTGCGTGGCCCCTATCGCCATCAGACCCGCCCGATTCTCGCCAACAACTGGGAATCGACGTATTTCGATTTTAATGAGGAAAAATTACTGCGTTTTGCGCGCAACGCCAAAGCGCTCGGCGTGGAACTGCTGATGCTCGACGACGGCTGGTTCGGTGAGCGCAGCGGAGATACGTCGTCGCTAGGCGACTGGTTTGTTAACCAGCAGAAATTCCCCCACGGTCTGCGCCCGCTGATCGATCAAGTGCATGCCCTGGAGATGAAGTTCGGCCTGTGGTTTGAGCCGGAAATGGTGTCGCGGCGCAGCGAGCTGTTTGCTGAGCATCCGGACTGGGTCCTCAACGCGGGCGATCAACCGCTCTCCGAAGGGCGTAATCAGTACATCCTCGATTTAGGCCGCCCGGAAGTGCGCGACAATATTCTTGAACAGCTGAGTACGTTTCTCGCCAGCCATCCCGTGGACTATATCAAGTGGGATATGAACCGCAACATGACCGAAGTCGGCTCTTCGACGGCGCGAGCCGCACAGCAGCAGGAGACGGCGCATCGCTACATGCTGGGCCTGTATGCGCTGCTGGATGCGCTGACCACCCGCTTCCCGCACATTTTGTTTGAGTGCTGCGCAGGCGGTGGCGGACGCTTCGATCCGGGGATGCTGTTTTACATGCCGCAGGCCTGGGTCAGCGACAATACCGATGCCGCCTCGCGGGTGCAGATCCAATACGCCACCAGCATGTTGTATCCGCCGGTTATGCAGTGCGCCCATGTTTCCGAAGTGCCTAACCATCAGATGGGGCGATCCACCAGCATGGCGATGCGCGGGGCCGTCGCCATGAGCGGCAATTACGGCCTGATG
Above is a window of Lelliottia jeotgali DNA encoding:
- a CDS encoding Alpha-galactosidase, which translates into the protein MIIWNPEKQSFHLQNSQISYVFGIAHQRYLVHCYWGKRIADCSQPHDYPKLDRSSFSPTPAEWPDRTFSLDTVLQEYPGHGAGDYREPAFEVRYADGHQVSNLHYVSHQIVSGKLALDGLPATWVSSPEEAQTLRVTMADPVTHLQVELSYTIFRDLPVVTRHARITNPGDKPLRLLRALSCSLDFPDSEFEQIQFPGAWARERQLHRQPLNPGITVLDSKRGASSTHQQPFIGLVRPHTTEMQGEAWGLHLVYSGNFTARTEVDAYQQTRVQLGINPHGFGWELQPGDSFQTPEAVLAWSETGLNGLSHALHTLYRDHLVRGPYRHQTRPILANNWESTYFDFNEEKLLRFARNAKALGVELLMLDDGWFGERSGDTSSLGDWFVNQQKFPHGLRPLIDQVHALEMKFGLWFEPEMVSRRSELFAEHPDWVLNAGDQPLSEGRNQYILDLGRPEVRDNILEQLSTFLASHPVDYIKWDMNRNMTEVGSSTARAAQQQETAHRYMLGLYALLDALTTRFPHILFECCAGGGGRFDPGMLFYMPQAWVSDNTDAASRVQIQYATSMLYPPVMQCAHVSEVPNHQMGRSTSMAMRGAVAMSGNYGLMLDLMHSNAERDDAVRQQIAFYKQHRTLLQFGTFWRLISPWENPDFAAWMFVSPDQSEALLMAFSLVSHASAPLRKIRLAGLDSASRYQLDDQCLGGDELMYRGIFVDPPLSRDYISRIWHLKRQP